In the Magnolia sinica isolate HGM2019 chromosome 15, MsV1, whole genome shotgun sequence genome, one interval contains:
- the LOC131226968 gene encoding uncharacterized protein LOC131226968 codes for MSSNEVVTRVECGCCGMWEECTIGYIGWVKEQFGGTWVCGLCEEAIKDKQVRLGVGIEAALRLHATFMEATNIDPTVQIVRSMIELLKKFMSSNSSKETIINSL; via the coding sequence ATGAGCAGCAATGAGGTAGTAACAAGGGTTGAATGTGGGTGCTGTGGCATGTGGGAGGAGTGCACCATAGGCTACATTGGGTGGGTCAAGGAGCAGTTCGGTGGCACGTGGGTGTGCGGCCTGTGCGAAGAGGCAATCAAGGACAAGCAGGTCCGGCTCGGAGTGGGCATTGAAGCGGCGCTGCGGCTCCATGCCACGTTCATGGAGGCCACGAACATCGACCCCACAGTCCAGATTGTGCGGTCCATGATCGAGCTGCTCAAGAAGTTCATGTCCTCCAATTCTTCTAAGGAGACAATCATTAATAGCTTATAG
- the LOC131227444 gene encoding annexin D5-like isoform X1 — MDNVMLEAASKSMAEMLTPAQAPSRGVSLNGDPDPRQDAIHLNTAFKGRGQNMPEIINILAHRDVTQRAQIQQEYQAMYSEDLKQRLSQELGFAGDVSENLGVNISGGLNGELFGPLSSNIKKAVMLWMLDPAERDATIVGQALTLTSLDLTALTEVICSRTPSEIRLFKKAYFQKYGSQIEDDLSLKTYFSHKKLLIACLNAERDEGTVANQSLVEEDAKKLYKDGEGKWGTDEKTFIRIFTQRNRVHLAAVASVYHRLYGNSLAKAVKKETSGNFMFGLLTLLRCAENPAKYFAKVLYKAMKGLGTSDTTLIRVMVTRAEIDMNYIKDEYAKIHGKSLRDAIQSDTSGDYRTFLVYLSGPIDAP; from the exons ATGGATAACGTGATGCTAGAAGCTGCATCAAAGAGTATGGCAGAAATGCTAACTCCTGCACAAGCTCCTAGCAGGGGAGTGTCCTTAAATGGTGATCCTGACCCTAGACAAGATGCCATCCATCTCAATACGGCTTTCAAAG GAAGAGGGCAAAACATGCCTGAGATTATCAATATTCTTGCACATCGTGATGTAACTCAACGcgcccaaattcaacaagaatACCAAGCCATGTATTCTGAGGATCTCAAGCAACGTCTCTCTCAAGAGCTTGGATTTGCTGGGGATGTCAGTGAGAACCTTGGTGTGAACATTAGTGGGGGCCTTAATGGAGAGCTTTTCGGGCCACTTAGTAGCAACATTAAG AAAGCAGTTATGCTTTGGATGCTTGATCCAGCGGAGCGTGATGCAACAATAGTGGGCCAGGCATTAACACTGACGAGCCTTGATTTGACAGCTCTGACTGAAGTAATATGTTCTCGCACCCCATCTGAGATACGACTATTTAAGAAAGCTTACTTTCAAAAATATGGTTCTCAAATCGAGGATGACCTTAGCCTCAAAACCTACTTCTCTCACAagaag TTGTTAATTGCATGTTTAAATGCCGAACGGGACGAGGGAACGGTGGCCAATCAATCACTGGTGGAAGAGGATGCTAAGAAGCTATATAAGGATGGAGAAGGTAAATGGGGAACAGATGAGAAGACTTTTATCCGCATTTTCACCCAAAGGAACAGAGTCCATTTAGCTGCAGTCGCTTCTGTTTATCACCGTTTGTATGGGAACTCACTTGCAAAG GCGGTAAAGAAGGAAACATCTGGAAATTTCATGTTTGGACTTCTTACACTCTTAAGATGTGCTGAGAATCCTGCCAAGTACTTCGCCAAG GTGTTGTACAAGGCCATGAAAGGCTTGGGGACAAGTGACACGACACTGATAAGGGTAATGGTGACAAGGGCTGAGATCGACATGAACTATATAAAAGATGAATATGCAAAGATACATGGGAAGTCGTTGCGGGATGCAATACAATCCGATACATCAGGCGACTATCGGACCTTCCTCGTTTACCTTTCCGGCCCAATCGATGCTCCATAA
- the LOC131227444 gene encoding annexin D5-like isoform X2, with the protein MDNVMLEAASKSMAEMLTPAQAPSRGVSLNGDPDPRQDAIHLNTAFKGRGQNMPEIINILAHRDVTQRAQIQQEYQAMYSEDLKQRLSQELGFAGDVSENLGVNISGGLNGELFGPLSSNIKLLIACLNAERDEGTVANQSLVEEDAKKLYKDGEGKWGTDEKTFIRIFTQRNRVHLAAVASVYHRLYGNSLAKAVKKETSGNFMFGLLTLLRCAENPAKYFAKVLYKAMKGLGTSDTTLIRVMVTRAEIDMNYIKDEYAKIHGKSLRDAIQSDTSGDYRTFLVYLSGPIDAP; encoded by the exons ATGGATAACGTGATGCTAGAAGCTGCATCAAAGAGTATGGCAGAAATGCTAACTCCTGCACAAGCTCCTAGCAGGGGAGTGTCCTTAAATGGTGATCCTGACCCTAGACAAGATGCCATCCATCTCAATACGGCTTTCAAAG GAAGAGGGCAAAACATGCCTGAGATTATCAATATTCTTGCACATCGTGATGTAACTCAACGcgcccaaattcaacaagaatACCAAGCCATGTATTCTGAGGATCTCAAGCAACGTCTCTCTCAAGAGCTTGGATTTGCTGGGGATGTCAGTGAGAACCTTGGTGTGAACATTAGTGGGGGCCTTAATGGAGAGCTTTTCGGGCCACTTAGTAGCAACATTAAG TTGTTAATTGCATGTTTAAATGCCGAACGGGACGAGGGAACGGTGGCCAATCAATCACTGGTGGAAGAGGATGCTAAGAAGCTATATAAGGATGGAGAAGGTAAATGGGGAACAGATGAGAAGACTTTTATCCGCATTTTCACCCAAAGGAACAGAGTCCATTTAGCTGCAGTCGCTTCTGTTTATCACCGTTTGTATGGGAACTCACTTGCAAAG GCGGTAAAGAAGGAAACATCTGGAAATTTCATGTTTGGACTTCTTACACTCTTAAGATGTGCTGAGAATCCTGCCAAGTACTTCGCCAAG GTGTTGTACAAGGCCATGAAAGGCTTGGGGACAAGTGACACGACACTGATAAGGGTAATGGTGACAAGGGCTGAGATCGACATGAACTATATAAAAGATGAATATGCAAAGATACATGGGAAGTCGTTGCGGGATGCAATACAATCCGATACATCAGGCGACTATCGGACCTTCCTCGTTTACCTTTCCGGCCCAATCGATGCTCCATAA